The following are encoded together in the Pedobacter sp. D749 genome:
- a CDS encoding BamA/TamA family outer membrane protein, which translates to MIKRFTLFNILFLINFIAFAQDDVKYRVILFGDAGEMNPAQMQDLKNAAKQILPKKTTVVYLGDNIYPTGMGLPGSIDEEETKKILRSQFEPMRNMGAAVYFIPGNHDWDKSGPKGLAKIKAQGDYLREQNDPLLKLIPDNGCPDPVAIKLTDKLTIIAYDSEWWLFPYNKSNPDGDCDCRTKDEVLVKMEQLLEENKDKVILLASHHPFQSYGPHGGYFNLRNHLFPLTSLNKNLYIPLPGLGSVYPLLRSTLLSPEDLNHPAYKDMIKSVTGVFGDYPNVTYVAGHEHGLQLIKGKQLQIISGSGSKVSPNKEGKTSLFHEMQQGYVVADQLKNNDMRYEYYIYSDTSVKKVYSYVKKFETIPQKTRNRDKPITADSIFVRIKPEYDSVGRFHRFIFGENYRKEYAAKTKVPVLRVSQMMGGLKATQRGGGNQSRSLRLEDKNGKEYVLRSVEKYPEVLLPAALRETFAKDIIKDNMSAQHPFSALVVPELAKAGGIAHSNPIIGWVSPDDNLGEFESAFANTLCLFEEREPTGESDSSPKMDKKLTEDNDNKLDGPAWVKARAFDVLLGDWDRHEDQWRWKETKTKDGSLYSPVPRDRDQVFFRSDGFLQRYTQSSSLLPMMQGYERGIKDINWFLWEGREISSRWTANIDEEEFDKIVKDFCANYNDAVFEKALKKLPEPSYSLHHDAFLAQMRNRIATLPKLMKQYYHFFNRIVDIEVTNKNELIQITDAEKDGLRVKINKISKEGNIKDELFDRKFDPKVTKEIRVYMHNGNDSLILNNKNSNIKLRIIGGKGTKVYDFANSNGSVKLYGRTDKATYNGEDANKIRKIISNDTANFSYIPKDMYRRNSWLLNAGYNQDDGILLGLIYKQTNPGFRKQPYGNSQTISFLHSFSTKAFRFNYKGEWLKALGKGDFVLKADAFAPNNTQNFFGFGNETHFDEHGDDIRYYRARFNLYQVDAAIRWRRPKSTFSVGPAFQYYKYNQEDNDGRFIENTSQLHSSDSLTVRNEKMFAGAFVNFTNNTRDNDLLPTLGSFVDFKLLGYKGINKYSNSIAQVTGSIALYKNLDGRKNFILADRFGGGVTIGKPAFYQALFLGGQGNLLGYRQFRFAGEHMFYNNLELRAKLGDLVSYVLPGQVGLLGFYDVGRVWKRDETSTIWHHGVGGGVYFAPASLTVVRFVMGHSSDGWYPYVSLNFRY; encoded by the coding sequence ATGATTAAAAGATTTACCCTTTTTAACATCTTATTTTTAATCAACTTCATTGCCTTTGCGCAGGATGATGTAAAATACCGTGTAATTCTTTTTGGCGACGCAGGCGAAATGAACCCTGCCCAAATGCAGGATTTAAAAAACGCTGCAAAGCAGATCCTTCCAAAAAAAACAACCGTTGTATATCTGGGCGATAATATTTACCCAACCGGAATGGGCTTGCCGGGAAGTATAGACGAAGAGGAAACCAAAAAGATTCTGCGTTCGCAGTTCGAACCGATGCGTAATATGGGCGCTGCGGTTTATTTTATTCCCGGCAACCACGATTGGGATAAATCCGGTCCTAAAGGACTTGCCAAAATAAAAGCCCAGGGCGATTACCTTAGGGAACAGAACGATCCTTTACTGAAACTGATTCCCGATAACGGTTGTCCCGATCCCGTAGCCATTAAATTAACCGATAAACTTACCATCATTGCTTACGATAGTGAATGGTGGCTGTTCCCCTACAATAAATCTAATCCTGATGGCGATTGCGACTGCCGTACCAAAGATGAGGTGCTGGTAAAAATGGAGCAGTTATTAGAAGAAAATAAGGATAAAGTAATTCTTCTGGCATCACACCATCCCTTTCAAAGTTACGGACCGCATGGTGGTTATTTTAACTTACGGAACCATCTGTTTCCGTTAACATCTTTGAACAAAAATCTATATATCCCTTTGCCTGGTTTAGGTTCTGTTTATCCTTTATTACGTTCTACCTTACTGAGCCCTGAAGATTTAAATCATCCGGCTTATAAGGATATGATTAAATCAGTAACCGGTGTATTTGGCGATTATCCGAATGTAACTTATGTGGCCGGGCATGAACATGGTTTACAGTTAATTAAAGGAAAACAATTGCAGATTATCAGTGGTTCGGGATCAAAAGTATCGCCCAATAAGGAAGGTAAAACTTCTTTGTTCCATGAAATGCAACAGGGATATGTAGTAGCCGATCAGTTAAAAAACAATGATATGCGCTACGAATATTATATTTATTCGGATACGAGCGTTAAAAAAGTTTATAGTTACGTTAAAAAGTTCGAAACCATTCCTCAAAAAACAAGAAATAGAGACAAACCAATTACTGCCGACAGTATTTTTGTACGCATTAAGCCTGAGTATGATAGCGTTGGTCGTTTTCATCGTTTTATTTTTGGCGAAAATTACCGTAAAGAATATGCTGCAAAAACGAAAGTTCCGGTACTAAGGGTTTCTCAAATGATGGGCGGCTTAAAGGCTACGCAACGTGGCGGTGGTAATCAATCACGGTCTTTGCGCTTAGAAGACAAAAACGGCAAAGAATACGTATTGCGCAGTGTTGAAAAATATCCTGAAGTACTATTACCTGCTGCATTACGGGAAACTTTCGCGAAAGATATTATAAAAGATAATATGTCAGCACAGCATCCGTTTTCGGCATTGGTAGTTCCTGAACTTGCTAAAGCTGGTGGCATTGCACATAGCAATCCGATTATTGGCTGGGTTTCTCCTGATGATAATCTGGGCGAATTTGAATCGGCATTTGCCAATACTTTGTGTTTATTCGAAGAACGGGAACCAACCGGAGAATCAGACAGTTCGCCGAAAATGGATAAAAAACTAACCGAAGATAACGACAATAAATTAGATGGACCTGCCTGGGTTAAGGCAAGGGCATTTGATGTATTATTGGGCGATTGGGACAGACACGAAGACCAGTGGCGCTGGAAAGAAACGAAGACTAAAGATGGCTCGCTTTATTCGCCGGTGCCAAGAGATCGCGATCAGGTATTTTTCAGATCTGATGGCTTTTTACAACGCTATACCCAATCTTCGTCATTATTACCGATGATGCAGGGTTACGAACGTGGTATAAAAGATATCAATTGGTTTTTATGGGAAGGAAGGGAAATCAGCAGCCGCTGGACAGCCAATATCGACGAGGAGGAATTTGATAAAATTGTAAAAGATTTCTGCGCAAATTATAACGATGCGGTTTTTGAAAAAGCATTGAAAAAACTTCCTGAACCTAGTTATTCATTACATCACGATGCCTTTTTGGCACAGATGCGTAACCGCATAGCAACGTTGCCAAAATTAATGAAGCAGTATTATCATTTCTTTAACCGCATTGTAGATATTGAAGTGACCAATAAGAATGAACTGATTCAGATTACCGATGCTGAAAAAGATGGGCTACGTGTAAAAATCAATAAAATTTCTAAAGAAGGTAATATTAAAGATGAGCTTTTCGACCGGAAATTTGATCCTAAAGTAACCAAAGAGATCAGGGTGTACATGCACAACGGTAACGATAGCCTGATCCTAAACAACAAAAATTCGAATATTAAACTGCGGATTATTGGTGGAAAGGGCACTAAAGTTTATGATTTTGCAAACAGTAACGGATCTGTTAAATTATACGGCAGAACTGATAAGGCAACTTATAATGGGGAGGATGCCAATAAGATCAGGAAAATTATCTCAAACGATACTGCCAACTTTAGCTATATCCCAAAAGATATGTACCGCCGGAATTCATGGTTATTAAATGCTGGTTATAATCAGGATGATGGGATTTTATTGGGTTTAATCTATAAACAAACCAATCCTGGTTTTAGAAAGCAACCTTATGGCAATTCGCAGACTATTTCCTTTTTGCATTCATTTTCGACTAAAGCTTTCAGGTTTAATTATAAAGGTGAGTGGTTAAAAGCTTTAGGTAAAGGCGATTTTGTTTTGAAAGCCGATGCCTTCGCACCAAACAACACACAGAATTTCTTTGGTTTTGGTAATGAAACCCATTTCGATGAACATGGCGATGATATCAGGTACTACCGCGCACGTTTTAACCTGTACCAGGTAGATGCTGCCATTCGCTGGCGCCGTCCTAAATCTACTTTTAGCGTTGGCCCGGCATTTCAGTATTACAAATATAATCAGGAAGATAACGATGGCCGCTTTATCGAAAATACTTCCCAGCTACACTCATCAGATAGTTTAACCGTACGCAACGAAAAAATGTTTGCCGGTGCATTTGTGAATTTCACCAACAATACACGTGATAATGATTTATTACCAACCTTAGGTAGCTTCGTAGATTTTAAACTATTAGGCTATAAAGGCATAAATAAATATTCTAATTCTATAGCCCAGGTTACGGGCAGCATTGCCTTATATAAAAATTTAGATGGCAGAAAAAACTTCATTTTGGCCGATCGTTTCGGTGGAGGAGTTACCATTGGTAAACCCGCATTTTACCAGGCTTTGTTTTTAGGTGGACAAGGGAATCTGTTGGGTTACCGTCAATTCAGGTTTGCCGGCGAGCATATGTTTTACAACAACCTGGAGCTCAGGGCAAAGCTTGGCGATTTGGTAAGTTACGTTTTACCCGGACAAGTTGGCTTGCTTGGTTTTTACGATGTCGGCAGGGTTTGGAAACGTGACGAAACCTCAACAATATGGCACCATGGCGTTGGGGGAGGGGTTTATTTTGCTCCGGCATCACTCACAGTTGTGCGATTTGTGATGGGACACTCCAGCGATGGCTGGTATCCGTACGTTTCACTGAATTTTAGGTACTAA
- a CDS encoding SdiA-regulated domain-containing protein has protein sequence MKYNKTFLASGLLVASAFFSVSCVNGNRDDKQNDSTSTTASTSGAAKSDLPYDLANPVTYNMPQNLFEISGIVFHNGDPKEVFAIQDEDGDLFHLGLGDKESKFTKFGGKGDYEDVTIIKNYFIVLKSNGELHTFPIAEVGKPEAANVTKTKDLVPKAEYEGLAADEKNNMIYVLTKDSKPDSKAKASSIYGFKVADDASLTAAGEFSLSHKAIEKASGSSKSKFRPSALAKNPKTNEWYVLSSVNKVLVITDADFKVKTTHPLDPKLFNQPEGIAFDRDNNLYISNEGGTLAAGNILLFKLKK, from the coding sequence ATGAAATACAATAAAACTTTTTTGGCTTCAGGTCTTTTAGTCGCTTCAGCTTTTTTTAGCGTATCGTGTGTAAACGGTAACCGCGATGATAAACAAAATGATTCAACAAGTACAACAGCTTCAACCAGCGGGGCAGCAAAATCAGATTTACCTTATGATCTGGCCAATCCGGTAACGTACAATATGCCTCAAAATCTCTTCGAAATTTCAGGCATTGTATTTCATAATGGCGATCCAAAAGAAGTATTTGCAATACAGGATGAAGATGGAGACCTCTTTCACTTAGGTTTGGGCGATAAAGAGTCAAAATTTACGAAATTTGGTGGCAAAGGCGATTATGAAGATGTAACCATCATCAAAAATTATTTCATTGTGTTAAAAAGCAATGGCGAACTGCATACTTTTCCAATTGCTGAAGTAGGCAAGCCAGAAGCCGCCAATGTAACCAAAACCAAAGATCTTGTGCCCAAAGCAGAGTATGAAGGATTGGCGGCAGATGAAAAAAACAACATGATTTATGTGCTGACTAAAGATAGCAAACCCGATTCTAAAGCAAAAGCTTCCAGTATTTATGGTTTTAAAGTTGCTGATGATGCTTCGCTAACAGCAGCAGGAGAATTTAGCCTTTCGCATAAAGCGATCGAAAAAGCATCTGGAAGTTCAAAATCAAAGTTCCGGCCATCTGCACTGGCAAAAAATCCAAAAACCAATGAGTGGTATGTACTTTCTTCAGTAAACAAGGTACTTGTTATTACCGATGCTGATTTCAAAGTTAAAACAACACATCCCTTAGATCCGAAGTTATTTAACCAGCCAGAAGGCATTGCCTTTGATCGAGATAATAACCTTTATATCTCTAATGAGGGTGGGACCCTAGCCGCTGGTAATATTTTACTGTTTAAATTGAAAAAGTAA
- the ppk1 gene encoding polyphosphate kinase 1, translated as MEQIVESSFFNRDLSWLKFNERILMEAERSTVPLLERIKFLSIFSSNLDEFYRVRMPVLLALEKLSNKEDNDIRIDENLLNTANQLISGQQQRYGKVLKSELIPLLKENKINLIYGAPFPAEIEKSITRYFLSQVMAFLQPVYLNADSDFFPSNNELYFLITLKNKEDAEVIILNIPSNQLPRFYKIESGDETFVVFLDDIVRFHLDRIFPQGEVTGCYSFKITRDAEIDLKDEYSGSLSEQLEKQLLKRDSGLATRFLHQPGIPANVFELLKKLFNLKKANRIEGGQYHNLKDFMGFPVSSSKLSNQNWPKICNTDLIDGSLTEAIYKNDIIVHTPYQSYDSVLRFFNEAAIDAEVREIYVTLYRVASDSKIVNALISAAKNGKKVTVLVELKARFDEANNIKWAKKMKEVGVDIIYSVTALKVHAKVALVKRQVGNRMRYSGLFATGNFNESTAAFYTDHILMTANKEMLREVELLFIFLAKRIKPTSSDQVKFNHLLVAQFNLQQGFLNLIDREIEHAKQGKPAGITIKMNNLEEKVLINKLYEASAAGVKIEMIVRSICRLIPGVAGMSENIKVTRIVDRYLEHGRVFVFNNLGKYDVYLGSADWMNRNIYRRIEVCFPIYNEQIKEEIRAIIEIQKQDNVQAVCIDENMNNIPVKTGGVLVSSQHDIYELLKNK; from the coding sequence ATGGAACAGATTGTAGAAAGCTCTTTTTTTAACAGAGATTTAAGCTGGCTAAAGTTTAACGAGCGTATTTTAATGGAAGCAGAGCGCAGTACCGTTCCGCTTTTAGAACGCATTAAATTCCTGTCGATATTTTCTTCTAACCTTGATGAGTTTTATCGCGTACGCATGCCTGTATTGCTCGCCTTAGAGAAACTGAGCAATAAGGAAGATAACGATATCAGGATTGATGAAAATTTGTTGAATACAGCCAATCAGCTCATTTCCGGTCAGCAGCAGCGTTACGGTAAGGTGCTTAAATCAGAGCTTATTCCCTTGCTCAAAGAAAATAAGATAAACTTAATTTACGGAGCGCCATTCCCCGCAGAAATTGAGAAAAGCATAACCAGGTATTTTTTAAGCCAGGTAATGGCCTTTTTGCAGCCTGTTTACCTCAATGCGGATTCCGATTTTTTTCCTTCCAATAATGAGCTGTATTTTCTGATTACACTAAAAAATAAAGAAGATGCAGAAGTAATTATTTTAAATATCCCTTCCAATCAGTTACCCCGTTTTTATAAGATCGAATCAGGTGATGAAACCTTTGTGGTGTTTCTGGATGATATTGTGCGTTTTCATTTAGACCGTATTTTTCCGCAAGGTGAAGTGACCGGATGTTATAGTTTCAAAATCACCAGAGATGCTGAAATAGACCTGAAAGATGAATATTCCGGTAGTTTATCAGAGCAGCTGGAAAAACAATTGCTAAAGCGTGATTCGGGTTTGGCGACACGTTTTCTTCACCAGCCCGGCATACCGGCCAATGTATTTGAACTGCTTAAAAAACTTTTCAATTTAAAAAAAGCCAATAGGATAGAAGGCGGGCAGTACCATAACCTGAAAGATTTTATGGGTTTTCCGGTTAGTTCGTCAAAGTTATCCAACCAAAACTGGCCAAAAATCTGCAATACCGATTTAATAGATGGATCGTTAACCGAGGCTATTTACAAAAATGATATTATTGTACACACACCTTACCAGAGTTACGATAGTGTGTTGCGCTTTTTTAACGAAGCCGCTATTGATGCTGAAGTTAGGGAGATCTACGTTACGTTATATCGCGTGGCCAGCGATTCGAAAATTGTTAACGCTTTAATCAGCGCAGCAAAAAACGGCAAAAAAGTGACAGTTTTGGTTGAGCTAAAAGCCCGTTTTGATGAAGCCAATAACATCAAGTGGGCAAAAAAAATGAAAGAAGTTGGCGTTGATATTATTTACAGTGTTACTGCTTTAAAAGTTCATGCCAAGGTAGCTTTGGTGAAACGCCAGGTTGGTAACAGAATGCGTTATTCTGGTTTGTTTGCTACCGGAAATTTTAATGAAAGCACAGCTGCTTTTTATACCGATCATATTTTAATGACGGCCAATAAAGAAATGCTGCGTGAGGTAGAGCTACTGTTTATTTTTCTGGCCAAAAGGATTAAACCTACCTCTTCAGACCAGGTTAAATTTAATCACTTATTGGTGGCTCAGTTTAATTTGCAGCAGGGTTTTCTTAACCTGATCGACAGGGAAATTGAACATGCCAAGCAAGGTAAACCAGCCGGTATTACCATTAAAATGAACAACCTGGAGGAGAAGGTTTTAATCAATAAACTTTACGAGGCTTCGGCAGCGGGTGTAAAGATCGAAATGATTGTGCGGAGCATTTGCCGCCTGATTCCAGGTGTAGCGGGGATGAGCGAAAACATTAAAGTCACCCGTATTGTAGATCGTTATCTGGAACACGGACGTGTTTTTGTTTTTAACAACTTAGGTAAATATGACGTTTACCTGGGCTCTGCTGATTGGATGAACAGGAATATCTATAGAAGAATTGAAGTTTGCTTTCCGATTTATAACGAGCAGATTAAGGAGGAAATAAGAGCTATTATCGAAATCCAAAAACAAGATAACGTGCAGGCGGTTTGTATTGATGAAAACATGAATAATATTCCTGTTAAAACTGGCGGGGTTCTTGTTTCCTCCCAGCATGATATTTATGAATTATTGAAAAATAAATAA